In a genomic window of Pseudomonas putida:
- a CDS encoding RecQ family ATP-dependent DNA helicase — protein MHNTLEQVFGYPQFRPGQEAAISAVLAGRSAAAIFPTGSGKSLCYQLPAVMLSHLTLVVSPLLALMQDQLAFLKRHGISAGSIDSAQSRDEASDVMARARSGELKILMISVERLKNERFRNFLQQVPISLLVVDEAHCISEWGHNFRPDYLKLPDYQHQFNIPQVLLLTATATPQVIADMQARFAIAPGDVVTTGFYRSNLNLWVEPVRGQDKRRRLVEWMSQRPGQPSIVYVTLQKTAEHIAEHLQRNGIAAEAYHAGLPHEHREALQKRFMDGLCNCIVATIAFGMGIDKSDIRNVVHFDLPKSIENYSQEIGRAGRDGQPSDCLVLANRDSLNVLENFVYGDTPELDGIRHVLDELQASAPEGQWEFLLGPLADNSNIRQLPLKTLLVQLELRGIIAPRYAYYAEYRFKYLEEPEVLLARFEGERRDFVAAIIQTSTRARTWATVNFETLYEQHRAERDRVVRALDYFQEKGWVELESKLMTEVYSLLRSDFDSAALSEELHAYFTRHEQTEVARIHAMLDLFATDRCLGFRLAEYFGDHDAPLQCGHCSVCHGQVAHLPEPPALPALVDKNFEALCHEFIHRHEQHTGHAPSAQRLTRFLCGISVPLFTKLKARTITGYAVLEDYPYAEVRSWAQAHL, from the coding sequence ATGCACAACACCCTGGAACAGGTTTTCGGTTATCCACAGTTTCGGCCGGGTCAGGAGGCGGCCATCAGCGCGGTGCTGGCCGGGCGCTCGGCGGCGGCGATTTTCCCGACCGGTTCCGGTAAGTCCCTGTGCTACCAATTGCCGGCGGTCATGCTGTCGCACCTGACGCTGGTGGTTTCGCCGCTGTTGGCGCTGATGCAGGATCAACTGGCATTCCTTAAACGCCATGGCATTTCTGCGGGCAGTATTGATTCGGCACAGAGCCGCGACGAGGCCAGCGATGTCATGGCCCGCGCCAGGTCCGGGGAATTGAAGATCCTGATGATTTCCGTGGAGCGCCTGAAGAACGAGCGCTTCCGTAACTTCCTGCAGCAGGTACCGATTTCGCTGCTGGTGGTGGACGAGGCGCACTGCATTTCCGAATGGGGCCACAACTTCCGCCCTGACTACCTCAAGCTTCCTGACTATCAACACCAGTTCAACATCCCGCAAGTGTTGCTGTTGACGGCCACTGCAACGCCCCAGGTGATCGCCGACATGCAGGCCCGGTTCGCCATCGCTCCCGGGGACGTGGTGACCACCGGCTTCTATCGGTCGAACCTCAATCTATGGGTGGAACCGGTGCGCGGCCAGGACAAGCGCCGACGCCTTGTCGAATGGATGAGTCAGCGTCCGGGCCAGCCGAGCATCGTCTACGTCACCCTGCAAAAGACCGCCGAACACATCGCCGAGCACCTGCAGCGCAACGGCATTGCCGCCGAGGCCTATCACGCCGGTTTGCCCCACGAGCATCGCGAAGCGCTGCAGAAACGCTTCATGGACGGACTGTGCAACTGCATCGTCGCCACCATCGCCTTCGGCATGGGCATCGACAAGAGCGACATCCGCAACGTGGTGCATTTCGACCTGCCCAAATCCATCGAAAACTACAGCCAGGAAATCGGCCGTGCCGGACGTGACGGTCAGCCGTCCGACTGCCTGGTGCTTGCCAACCGTGACAGCCTCAACGTGCTGGAAAACTTCGTCTACGGTGATACGCCAGAACTGGACGGCATCCGTCATGTGCTCGACGAGTTGCAAGCAAGCGCGCCGGAGGGGCAGTGGGAGTTTCTGCTGGGACCATTGGCTGACAACAGCAACATCCGCCAGCTGCCGCTCAAGACCTTGCTGGTGCAGCTGGAGCTGCGTGGGATCATCGCCCCGCGTTACGCCTACTACGCCGAGTACCGATTCAAATACCTTGAGGAGCCTGAAGTGTTGCTGGCCCGTTTCGAAGGCGAGCGCAGGGATTTCGTCGCGGCGATCATCCAGACCTCCACCCGCGCTCGTACCTGGGCCACGGTGAATTTCGAGACCTTGTACGAACAGCATCGAGCCGAGCGCGATCGGGTGGTCAGGGCGCTGGATTACTTCCAGGAGAAAGGCTGGGTAGAACTTGAAAGCAAGCTGATGACCGAGGTCTACAGCCTGCTGCGCAGTGATTTCGACAGCGCTGCATTGAGCGAAGAACTGCACGCTTACTTCACCCGGCATGAACAGACCGAAGTCGCGCGGATACACGCCATGCTCGATCTGTTCGCCACCGATCGCTGCCTGGGTTTTCGACTGGCCGAATATTTCGGCGACCACGATGCGCCGCTGCAGTGCGGACACTGTTCGGTGTGCCACGGACAGGTGGCCCATCTGCCAGAGCCTCCCGCGTTACCGGCGCTTGTGGATAAGAATTTCGAGGCGTTGTGCCACGAATTTATCCACAGGCATGAGCAACACACCGGGCATGCGCCGTCGGCGCAGCGGCTGACGCGGTTCCTCTGCGGAATCAGCGTGCCGTTGTTCACCAAGCTGAAGGCGCGGACGATTACGGGGTATGCCGTGCTGGAAGATTACCCCTATGCCGAAGTAAGGTCGTGGGCTCAGGCGCACCTCTAA
- the lysM gene encoding peptidoglycan-binding protein LysM has protein sequence MSLLSFVKEAGEKLLDLLTPGNANASEQLKDHISKVGLGNPNVQATVDGDKVTVTGEVGSQEEKEKILLAVGNIAGVGSVDDQITVTGPVVKAAVFVTVVKGDTLSAISKRVYGDANLYNKIFEANKPMLSHPDKIYPGQSLRIPE, from the coding sequence ATGAGTCTTTTAAGCTTTGTGAAAGAGGCAGGCGAAAAACTGCTGGATCTGTTGACGCCCGGTAACGCCAATGCCAGTGAGCAGTTGAAAGATCACATCAGTAAGGTTGGCCTGGGTAATCCGAACGTACAGGCGACGGTAGATGGCGACAAAGTCACTGTGACCGGCGAGGTAGGCAGTCAGGAGGAGAAAGAAAAAATCCTGCTGGCAGTGGGCAATATTGCCGGAGTCGGCAGCGTGGATGATCAGATCACCGTGACCGGGCCAGTGGTGAAGGCTGCCGTATTTGTCACCGTTGTGAAGGGCGACACCCTCAGCGCCATTTCCAAGCGCGTGTATGGAGATGCCAACCTGTACAACAAGATCTTTGAAGCCAACAAACCGATGTTGTCCCATCCGGACAAGATCTATCCGGGGCAGTCATTGCGGATTCCCGAGTAA
- the yrfG gene encoding GMP/IMP nucleotidase, with product MPLLPWPDIDTVLLDMDGTLLDLHFDNHFWLEHLPRRYAELHGVSRAMAELELQPLFERNAGQLQWYCLDFWSAELKLPVRELKLETAHLIALRPDADTFLEAIKQAGKRVILITNAHRDSLSLKLERIELAPYFERLISSHDYGFPKENPQFWDALQADIDFDPARSLFIDDTLPILRSARNFGVAHLLAVREPDSRKGPKDTAEFAAVGDYRDLITGL from the coding sequence ATGCCTTTATTACCGTGGCCTGACATCGACACCGTCCTGCTGGACATGGACGGCACGCTGTTGGACCTGCACTTCGACAACCATTTCTGGCTGGAGCACTTGCCCCGGCGCTACGCCGAATTGCACGGGGTCAGCCGGGCCATGGCCGAGCTGGAGTTGCAGCCGCTGTTCGAACGCAACGCCGGTCAGCTGCAGTGGTACTGCCTGGATTTCTGGAGTGCCGAACTGAAACTGCCGGTGCGCGAATTGAAACTGGAAACCGCCCACCTGATTGCTTTACGCCCGGATGCGGACACGTTCCTGGAGGCAATCAAACAGGCCGGTAAACGCGTGATTCTGATCACCAACGCCCATCGCGACTCACTGTCGCTGAAGTTGGAGAGAATTGAACTGGCTCCGTACTTCGAGCGTTTGATCAGCTCTCACGATTACGGCTTCCCCAAGGAAAACCCACAGTTCTGGGACGCGTTGCAGGCGGACATCGATTTCGACCCGGCGCGCAGCCTGTTCATCGATGACACCTTGCCGATATTGCGCAGTGCACGAAATTTCGGCGTGGCGCATTTGCTGGCAGTGCGCGAGCCGGACAGCCGCAAGGGGCCGAAGGACACGGCGGAGTTTGCGGCGGTGGGGGATTATCGGGATTTGATTACCGGGCTGTGA
- the nadS gene encoding NadS family protein, whose amino-acid sequence MSKFFDELMGSVEEMNEILRGERKPSREFTVDALHVKEIRKATGLTQAKFAALIDVQLGTLRNWEQGRREPTGPAKALLKAIHNDPVHVLNALAS is encoded by the coding sequence ATGAGTAAATTTTTTGATGAGCTGATGGGAAGCGTTGAAGAAATGAATGAAATTTTGCGAGGCGAGCGCAAGCCCTCTCGCGAATTCACTGTCGACGCATTGCATGTCAAAGAAATCCGCAAGGCAACCGGACTTACACAGGCCAAGTTCGCAGCCTTGATCGACGTGCAACTGGGCACTTTGCGCAATTGGGAACAGGGCCGCCGCGAACCGACGGGCCCGGCCAAAGCTTTGCTGAAAGCCATACATAATGACCCTGTCCATGTATTGAATGCTCTAGCCAGCTGA
- a CDS encoding FdhF/YdeP family oxidoreductase: MSQHRQADQTPVPRYKPYKGPAGGWGALISVAQAWLTSDNALKNLRMMLKTNKNGGFDCPGCAWGDSLEAGMVAFCENGAKAVNWEATKRRVDGKFFAKHSVTSLLEQSDYWLEYQGRLTEPLVYNAETDRYQPISWDDSFALIAKHLRALPSPDQAEFYTSGRASNEAAFLYQLFVRAYGTNNFPDCSNMCHEASGVALSQSVGVGKGTVTFDDFEHADAIFVWGQNPGTNHPRMLEPLREAVKRGAQVVCINPLKERGLERFQHPQHPIEMLTNGDKPTNTAYFRPALGGDMAIMRGMAKFLLQWEREAQKTGAPAVFDHDFLNEHSANVLEYLAVIDETPWEQIVEQSGLTLVEIEQAARMYAKSKNVIMCWAMGITQHRHSVATIQELANLQLLRGNIGRPGAGLCPVRGHSNVQGDRTMGINERPPAVFLDALERRFQFKVPRENGHNVVEAIHAMAEGRAKVFIALGGNFAQATPDSPRTFQALRNCDLTVQISTKLNRSHLTHGKDALILPCLGRTDIDRQTEGPQAVTVEDSFSMVHASNGQLEPLSNQMRSEPAILAGIAAATLGNHPVDWNWLVADYSRIRDLIADTIPNFKDFNEKLKNKGGFYLGNTAGARKWATASGRANFRPNELPKDLIHERTRSTGVQPDLILQSMRSHDQYNTTIYGLNDRYRGVKGQRDVLFVNEADIIRLGFKPGQKADIVSLWDDGVERRVKGFTLLAFDIPAGQAAAYYPEVNPLVPLESTGDGSHTPTSKFVAIRLEAASESGLILARSA; the protein is encoded by the coding sequence GTGAGTCAACACCGTCAAGCCGACCAGACACCCGTTCCCCGTTACAAACCCTACAAAGGCCCGGCCGGTGGCTGGGGCGCGCTGATCAGCGTTGCCCAGGCCTGGTTGACCAGCGACAACGCGCTGAAAAACCTGCGCATGATGCTCAAGACCAACAAGAACGGTGGTTTCGACTGCCCCGGTTGCGCCTGGGGTGACTCGCTGGAAGCCGGCATGGTGGCGTTCTGCGAGAACGGCGCCAAGGCGGTGAACTGGGAAGCGACCAAGCGTCGTGTCGACGGCAAATTCTTCGCCAAGCACAGCGTCACCTCATTGCTGGAGCAGAGCGACTACTGGCTTGAGTATCAGGGCCGCCTGACCGAACCGCTGGTGTACAACGCCGAAACCGATCGCTACCAGCCCATCAGTTGGGACGACTCCTTCGCCCTGATCGCCAAGCACCTGCGCGCTCTGCCGAGCCCGGATCAGGCCGAGTTCTACACCTCGGGACGTGCCAGCAACGAAGCGGCGTTTCTCTATCAATTGTTCGTGCGCGCCTATGGCACCAACAACTTTCCCGACTGCTCGAACATGTGCCACGAGGCCAGCGGCGTCGCGCTGTCGCAGAGTGTTGGCGTGGGCAAAGGCACCGTGACCTTCGATGACTTCGAACACGCCGATGCGATATTCGTCTGGGGCCAGAACCCCGGCACCAACCACCCACGGATGCTCGAACCGTTGCGAGAAGCGGTGAAACGCGGTGCCCAGGTGGTGTGCATCAATCCTTTGAAGGAACGGGGACTGGAGCGCTTCCAGCATCCGCAGCACCCGATCGAAATGCTCACCAACGGCGACAAGCCAACCAACACCGCCTACTTCCGCCCGGCACTGGGCGGTGACATGGCGATCATGCGCGGCATGGCCAAGTTCCTGCTGCAATGGGAGCGCGAGGCGCAGAAAACCGGTGCCCCGGCGGTGTTCGATCACGACTTCCTCAACGAACACAGCGCCAACGTTCTGGAATACCTGGCGGTCATCGACGAGACGCCATGGGAGCAGATCGTCGAGCAGTCGGGCCTGACCCTGGTTGAAATCGAGCAAGCGGCGCGCATGTACGCCAAGAGCAAGAACGTCATCATGTGCTGGGCGATGGGCATCACCCAGCATCGCCACTCGGTGGCGACCATCCAGGAGCTGGCCAACCTGCAGCTGCTGCGCGGCAACATTGGCCGGCCGGGTGCCGGTCTGTGTCCGGTGCGTGGCCACAGTAACGTGCAGGGTGACCGGACCATGGGTATCAACGAACGCCCGCCAGCGGTCTTCCTCGATGCGCTGGAGCGTCGTTTCCAGTTCAAGGTACCCCGTGAGAACGGCCACAACGTGGTCGAGGCGATCCATGCCATGGCCGAAGGTCGAGCCAAGGTGTTTATTGCCCTGGGCGGCAACTTCGCCCAGGCCACTCCTGACAGCCCACGCACGTTCCAGGCCCTGCGCAACTGCGACCTGACCGTGCAGATCAGCACCAAGCTCAACCGCAGCCATCTGACCCACGGTAAAGACGCACTGATCCTGCCGTGCCTGGGCCGCACCGACATCGACCGCCAGACCGAAGGGCCACAGGCGGTGACCGTCGAAGACTCCTTCAGCATGGTCCACGCGTCCAACGGCCAGCTAGAGCCGCTGTCGAACCAGATGCGCTCGGAGCCGGCGATCCTGGCCGGCATCGCCGCAGCGACGTTGGGCAACCACCCGGTGGACTGGAACTGGCTGGTGGCGGACTACAGCCGTATTCGCGACCTGATTGCCGACACCATCCCCAACTTCAAGGACTTCAACGAGAAGCTCAAGAACAAGGGTGGCTTCTATCTCGGCAACACCGCCGGCGCGCGCAAGTGGGCCACCGCTTCAGGCCGGGCCAACTTCCGTCCCAACGAGCTGCCAAAGGACCTGATCCACGAACGCACGCGCTCCACGGGCGTACAGCCGGATCTGATCCTGCAGTCGATGCGCTCCCACGACCAATACAACACCACGATCTATGGCCTCAACGACCGTTATCGCGGGGTCAAGGGTCAGCGCGATGTGTTGTTCGTCAACGAGGCCGACATCATTCGCCTGGGCTTCAAGCCGGGCCAGAAGGCCGACATCGTTTCGCTGTGGGACGATGGCGTCGAGCGTCGGGTGAAAGGCTTCACGCTTTTGGCGTTTGATATCCCGGCCGGGCAGGCGGCGGCGTACTATCCGGAAGTGAATCCGCTGGTGCCGCTGGAAAGTACTGGGGATGGCAGCCATACGCCGACGTCGAAGTTCGTGGCGATCCGGCTGGAAGCGGCGAGTGAGAGTGGGTTGATTCTGGCCAGGTCGGCTTGA
- a CDS encoding DMT family transporter, protein MGLLAALLWGGTDFLVGVNARAVGVKRAVYFGQALGFSIMSLLLISFPVFILRAMAAPLETWLLGVVAAMLTVAGALSLSKAFALGKASIVAPLVTTYGVVTTLLSWAAGEYISLLQLACIALCVIGVTLSSIHSEPQVPHTAEASSSIAFALLAAAFYGTSFWLQGRYVLHALGPVTMLWLAYLIGLIVLVAIVLRVDDGLKIPPLKNCLTLTGASVMNLGGFSAFAWGAVAGSVSVVTVISTLSGGIAAILGFMFFKERLAKVQVLGVMLVLVGAFILHLKT, encoded by the coding sequence ATGGGGTTGTTGGCCGCCTTGTTGTGGGGCGGTACGGATTTCCTGGTGGGTGTGAACGCCCGTGCGGTTGGCGTTAAACGTGCCGTGTATTTCGGCCAGGCGTTGGGCTTCAGCATCATGAGCCTGTTGTTGATCAGCTTCCCCGTCTTCATTCTGCGCGCCATGGCCGCGCCACTGGAAACCTGGTTGCTCGGGGTTGTCGCCGCAATGCTTACAGTGGCAGGCGCGCTGTCGCTGTCCAAGGCTTTCGCCCTCGGTAAAGCCTCGATCGTGGCACCGCTGGTCACTACTTACGGCGTGGTGACGACCCTGCTTTCCTGGGCCGCGGGTGAATACATCAGCCTGCTGCAATTGGCCTGTATCGCGCTCTGTGTAATCGGCGTGACCCTCTCCAGCATTCACTCCGAACCGCAAGTACCGCACACCGCTGAAGCGAGCAGTTCCATTGCCTTCGCACTGTTGGCGGCGGCTTTCTACGGCACCAGTTTCTGGCTGCAAGGTCGTTATGTGCTGCACGCCCTGGGGCCTGTGACGATGCTGTGGCTCGCGTACCTGATCGGCTTGATTGTGCTGGTGGCGATCGTCCTGAGAGTCGACGACGGCCTGAAAATCCCGCCGCTGAAAAACTGCCTGACGCTGACCGGTGCCAGCGTGATGAACCTCGGCGGCTTTTCGGCGTTTGCCTGGGGCGCGGTGGCTGGCTCCGTCTCGGTGGTGACGGTGATCAGCACATTGTCGGGCGGGATCGCGGCGATCCTGGGCTTTATGTTCTTCAAGGAGCGGCTGGCGAAAGTGCAGGTGCTGGGGGTCATGCTGGTGCTGGTCGGGGCGTTTATCCTGCACCTGAAGACCTGA
- a CDS encoding acyl-CoA thioesterase, whose amino-acid sequence MPQRTEYPHFQPITTRWHDNDAYGHVNNVTYYSFFDTAVNTYLIEVGGLDIHEGEVVGFVVSSTCDYFASIAFPDRIEIGLRVGKLGNSSVQYELAVFKQGEDEACAAGRFVHVFVDRASNQPVTIPSGLRGALERLVV is encoded by the coding sequence ATGCCCCAACGTACCGAATACCCGCATTTCCAGCCCATCACCACCCGCTGGCACGACAACGATGCCTACGGTCACGTCAACAATGTTACCTACTACAGCTTCTTCGACACGGCGGTGAATACCTACCTGATCGAGGTCGGTGGCCTGGATATTCACGAGGGTGAGGTGGTGGGTTTCGTGGTGAGTTCCACCTGCGACTACTTTGCTTCCATCGCCTTTCCGGACCGAATCGAGATCGGCCTGCGGGTGGGCAAGCTGGGTAATAGTTCGGTGCAGTATGAGCTGGCGGTTTTCAAGCAAGGTGAAGACGAAGCTTGTGCAGCGGGGCGCTTCGTCCATGTATTCGTCGATCGTGCGTCGAACCAGCCGGTGACGATTCCAAGCGGGTTGCGCGGGGCCCTGGAGCGTCTGGTGGTTTAG
- a CDS encoding DUF1493 family protein produces the protein MNLSPALPDDPTLHQLIQLLHEEIGLPVRKTISLTTSINFDLRCNGADAKHLIETLEDRFPIDFADYDNYRYFQPDGYDVYVKRKAKGRGEKVPLTIGMLYRAIKAQRWDTEVLEGL, from the coding sequence ATGAACCTTTCCCCCGCCCTCCCCGACGACCCCACCCTCCACCAACTCATCCAACTCCTCCACGAAGAAATCGGCCTGCCCGTACGCAAAACCATCAGTCTCACCACCTCCATCAATTTCGACCTGCGCTGCAACGGCGCCGATGCCAAGCACCTGATCGAAACCCTGGAAGACCGTTTCCCCATCGATTTCGCGGATTACGACAACTATCGCTATTTCCAGCCCGACGGCTACGATGTGTATGTGAAGCGCAAGGCCAAGGGTCGTGGCGAGAAGGTGCCGTTGACCATCGGCATGCTCTACCGGGCGATCAAGGCCCAACGTTGGGACACAGAGGTACTCGAAGGCCTGTGA
- a CDS encoding glycine zipper domain-containing protein has protein sequence MKFSSILLLSLGLVSGFASAGGTTEAGVGGALGGVLGSVVGQSLGGNTGSTIGAALGGAGGSAVGANKHSRGEAAIGGALGAAGGNVVGRSMGGTTGSLIGSAAGGGAGGALGNYMGNKADEDDDDDRRGGRRYYRDDYRHDRGHHYGHRKHHKYWRHRD, from the coding sequence ATGAAGTTCTCCTCGATTCTCTTGTTGTCCCTTGGCCTGGTCAGTGGCTTTGCCTCTGCTGGCGGCACCACCGAAGCAGGTGTGGGCGGCGCATTGGGCGGGGTTCTAGGCTCGGTCGTCGGCCAGTCGCTTGGCGGCAATACAGGTTCCACCATCGGCGCAGCCTTGGGCGGCGCGGGTGGTAGCGCCGTCGGCGCAAACAAACACAGCCGTGGCGAAGCCGCCATTGGTGGTGCGCTGGGCGCGGCAGGCGGTAACGTCGTTGGCCGCAGCATGGGCGGTACCACCGGCAGCCTGATCGGCTCCGCAGCCGGCGGCGGCGCTGGTGGCGCGCTGGGTAACTACATGGGCAACAAAGCCGATGAAGACGACGATGATGATCGTCGCGGCGGCCGTCGCTACTACCGTGACGATTACCGTCACGACCGTGGCCACCATTATGGCCACCGCAAGCACCACAAATACTGGCGCCACCGCGACTAA
- a CDS encoding LysR family transcriptional regulator has translation MDIKQLKFLIALDETRHFGQAAARCHITQPTLSMRLRSLEEELDLPLVNRGQRFEGFTAPGERVLAWARTVLAAYDGLYAEAAACRGNLVGTLRLGVVPLSSFDPLPLLQRLHAEHPNLRFELSSLSSEQILEQLANNRLDLGVSYLERLDTEHFDSLTFSEARMGLLYDHRFFNFGEAPLSWESLIELPLGMLTSGMHFRQSIDHNFHSRGLTPRPLLQTDAVHQLLQAVHGGLCCAIMPLDSGLESLTDDLRLQPIENAQTLGRLGLIMRRSAPRSALAEACFAIYQQSLAGA, from the coding sequence ATGGACATCAAGCAGCTGAAATTCCTCATCGCTCTGGACGAAACCCGGCACTTCGGCCAGGCCGCCGCGCGCTGTCACATTACCCAGCCAACCTTGTCCATGCGCTTGCGCAGCCTCGAAGAAGAGCTCGATCTGCCGTTGGTCAATCGCGGGCAGCGCTTCGAAGGTTTTACCGCTCCAGGCGAACGGGTGCTGGCCTGGGCGCGCACAGTGCTGGCGGCCTATGACGGTTTGTACGCTGAAGCGGCGGCCTGTCGCGGCAATCTGGTCGGCACCCTGCGCCTGGGCGTGGTGCCGCTGTCGAGCTTCGACCCGTTGCCGCTGTTGCAACGCCTGCACGCCGAGCACCCGAACCTGCGCTTCGAGTTGTCCTCGCTCAGTTCCGAGCAAATCCTCGAGCAATTGGCGAACAACCGCCTGGACCTCGGTGTGTCGTACCTGGAGCGCCTGGATACCGAGCACTTCGATTCGCTCACGTTCAGCGAGGCCCGCATGGGCTTACTCTACGATCACCGTTTTTTCAACTTCGGCGAGGCGCCGCTGAGCTGGGAATCGCTGATCGAGCTACCGCTGGGCATGCTGACCAGCGGCATGCACTTTCGCCAGTCCATCGACCACAACTTCCACAGCCGTGGCCTCACACCCCGCCCCCTGCTGCAAACCGATGCCGTGCATCAGCTGCTGCAGGCGGTGCATGGCGGCTTGTGCTGCGCGATCATGCCATTGGACAGCGGCCTGGAAAGCCTGACCGATGATTTGCGCCTGCAACCCATCGAGAACGCCCAGACCCTCGGCCGGCTGGGGTTGATCATGCGCCGAAGCGCGCCACGATCAGCGCTGGCGGAAGCCTGTTTCGCGATTTATCAGCAATCGCTGGCAGGCGCTTGA
- the nudE gene encoding ADP compounds hydrolase NudE: MRQKPTVLAREIVATSRLFCVEELKLRFSNGVERTYERLVGKGAGYGAVMVVAMLDADHAVLVEEYCGGTDEYELSLPKGLIEPGEDVLAAAERELKEEAGFGARQLEHLTELSLSPGYMSQKIQVVLATDLYEERLEGDEPEPMGLGKVNLRELSALAQNPQFTEGRALAALYLARDLLTQRGVFLP, from the coding sequence ATGCGCCAGAAACCCACCGTCCTCGCCCGCGAGATCGTTGCCACCAGTCGCTTGTTCTGCGTCGAAGAGCTCAAGCTGCGCTTTTCCAATGGCGTGGAGCGTACCTATGAGCGTTTGGTCGGCAAAGGCGCAGGCTACGGCGCGGTGATGGTCGTGGCGATGCTCGATGCCGATCATGCGGTGCTGGTCGAAGAGTACTGCGGCGGTACCGATGAATACGAACTGTCGCTGCCCAAGGGCCTGATCGAACCGGGCGAAGATGTGCTGGCGGCGGCGGAGCGTGAACTCAAGGAAGAGGCCGGTTTTGGCGCGCGGCAGCTGGAGCATTTGACCGAGTTGTCGTTGTCGCCTGGTTACATGAGCCAGAAAATCCAGGTGGTACTGGCCACCGACCTCTACGAAGAACGCCTGGAAGGTGACGAGCCCGAGCCGATGGGCCTGGGCAAGGTCAACCTTCGGGAGTTGTCGGCGCTGGCTCAAAATCCGCAGTTCACCGAAGGTCGTGCCTTGGCGGCGTTGTACCTGGCCCGAGATTTGTTGACCCAACGCGGAGTGTTTCTGCCATGA
- the fdhD gene encoding formate dehydrogenase accessory sulfurtransferase FdhD gives MDTQRPSCPAPAVETPAPAASQSYSYSNLENTESTSTALAEEVALSIAYNGISQAVMLVTPTDLEDFIVGFSLGSGIIEDANDIYDLQLTGSGSAQYAQVTIANRAFWNLKQQRRQMAGTSGCGLCGVEAVEQALPELKVLPGAPLPPAEWLEGLRQRIGAFQPLGQYSGAVHAAVFMNDQGELLLGREDIGRHNALDKLIGGLIRRNIPMAGGLAIVTSRCSLELIQKVLRAGIQTLVSLSSPTGLAVQWARRHNLNLIHLPQKNAPRVYSPALENQA, from the coding sequence ATGGACACCCAGCGCCCTTCCTGCCCGGCGCCCGCCGTAGAAACGCCCGCGCCTGCTGCCAGCCAGTCCTACAGCTACAGCAACCTCGAAAACACGGAATCGACCAGCACCGCGCTGGCCGAGGAAGTGGCACTGTCGATCGCCTACAACGGCATCAGCCAGGCGGTAATGCTGGTGACGCCGACCGACCTTGAAGATTTCATCGTCGGTTTCAGCCTCGGCAGCGGCATCATCGAGGACGCCAATGACATTTATGACCTGCAACTGACCGGCTCGGGATCGGCGCAATACGCGCAAGTGACCATCGCCAACCGTGCGTTCTGGAATCTCAAGCAGCAACGTCGGCAAATGGCCGGCACCAGCGGTTGCGGGCTCTGTGGCGTGGAAGCGGTCGAGCAAGCATTGCCCGAGCTGAAAGTGCTGCCCGGCGCGCCCTTGCCGCCGGCCGAATGGCTCGAGGGCCTGCGCCAGCGGATCGGCGCCTTCCAGCCCCTGGGCCAGTACAGCGGCGCGGTGCATGCGGCGGTATTCATGAACGACCAGGGTGAGCTGTTGCTCGGTCGTGAAGACATTGGCCGACACAACGCCCTCGACAAGCTGATTGGCGGGCTGATCCGCCGCAACATCCCGATGGCTGGCGGCCTGGCGATTGTCACCAGCCGCTGCAGCCTCGAACTGATCCAGAAAGTGCTGCGTGCAGGCATCCAGACCCTCGTTAGCCTGTCGTCGCCCACGGGCCTTGCCGTGCAATGGGCCCGTCGCCACAACCTCAATCTCATTCATCTGCCACAAAAGAATGCGCCGCGGGTCTACAGCCCGGCTTTGGAGAACCAAGCGTGA